One genomic region from Gossypium hirsutum isolate 1008001.06 chromosome D13, Gossypium_hirsutum_v2.1, whole genome shotgun sequence encodes:
- the LOC107895032 gene encoding pyruvate kinase, cytosolic isozyme: MERVLTGGKGIVRPKTKIVCTLGPASRSVEMIERLLKAGMNVARFNFSHGSHAYHQQTLDNLRTAMLNTGILCAVMLDTKGPEIRTGFLKHGKPIQLIQGKEITISTDYSIKGDENTICMSYKKLAQDLKPGSVILCSDGTITFTVLDCDKELGLVRCRCDNSAVLGERKNVNLPGVVVDLPTLTDKDKEDILQWGVPNKVNMIALSFVRKGSDLVEVRKLLGKHGKNTLLMSKVENQEGVTNFDDILANSDAFMVARGDLGMEIPIEKIFLAQKLMILKANIQGKPVVTATQMLESMIKSPRPTRAEATDVANAVLDGTDCVMLSGETAAGAYPDLAVQTMARICTEAENFINYGDLFKRIMESAPMPMSPLESLASSVVRTAESIKASLILVLTRGGTTAKLVAKYRPSVPILSMIIPEITTDSLEWSCNDEAPSRHCLIFRGLIPVLSSGLAKASYAESTEETTKFALQYGKEKGLIKPGDSVVSLYPSVIKILTVS; encoded by the exons ATGGAAAGGGTGCTAACAGGCGGAAAGGGCATTGTGAGGCCGAAGACAAAGATAGTTTGCACCTTAGGACCAGCTTCCAGGTCTGTGGAGATGATCGAGAGGCTTTTGAAAGCTGGTATGAACGTTGCTCGTTTCAACTTCTCCCATGGCTCCCATGCATACCACCAGCAAACCTTGGATAATCTAAGGACCGCTATGCTTAACACCGGCATCCTTTGTGCTGTCATGTTGGATACTAAG GGACCGGAGATCCGAACCGGGTTTTTGAAGCATGGGAAGCCCATACAACTCATTCAGGGTAAAGAGATTACTATCAGCACTGACTATAGCATAAAGGGTGATGAGAATACAATCTGTATGAGTTACAAAAAGTTGGCTCAAGATTTGAAGCCTGGGAGTGTTATTTTGTGTTCTGATGGGACAATCACATTCACTGTCTTGGATTGTGACAAGGAATTGGGATTGGTCCGCTGTCGTTGTGACAACTCTGCTGTTCTTGGTGAAAGGAAGAATGTCAATCTTCCAGGTGTTGTGGTTGATCTTCCAACATTAACAGACAAGGACAAAGAGGATATCTTGCAATGGGGTGTTCCAAATAAGGTTAACATGATTGCCTTGTCTTTTGTTCGTAAAGGTTCGGATCTTGTGGAGGTCCGAAAGCTGTTGGGAAAGCATGGAAAGAACACTCTTCTAATGTCAAAG GTTGAAAATCAAGAAGGGGTTACTAATTTTGATGATATTCTAGCAAATTCAGATGCATTTATGGTTGCAAGAGGTGATCTTGGGATGGAGATCCCAATTGAGAAGATATTCCTGGCTCAAAAACTGATGATTCTTAAGGCCAATATACAAGGAAAGCCTGTGGTGACTGCAACTCAGATGCTAGAGTCTATGATCAAATCTCCAAGGCCGACTCGAGCCGAAGCCACTGATGTTGCCAATGCTGTTCTCGATGGTACCGACTGTGTCATGCTAAGTGGAGAAACTGCTGCTGGAGCATACCCTGACCTTGCTGTTCAAACCATGGCCAGAATTTGCACGGAAGCTGAAAACTTTATAAACTATGGGGATCTTTTCAAGAGAATAATGGAGAGTGCACCAATGCCTATGAGCCCATTAGAGAGTTTGGCTTCCTCAGTTGTGAGGACAGCCGAGTCAATTAAAGCCTCTTTAATTTTGGTCCTAACCAGAGGTGGAACCACGGCAAAGCTGGTGGCTAAGTATAGGCCAAGTGTGCCTATTTTGTCTATGATCATCCCAGAGATAACAACAGATTCCCTTGAGTGGTCATGCAATGATGAAGCTCCATCAAGGCATTGCCTTATCTTCAGGGGTCTGATCCCGGTTTTGAGCTCCGGTTTGGCAAAAGCTTCTTACGCCGAGTCTACTGAGGAAACAACCAAGTTTGCCCTTCAATATGGTAAGGAAAAGGGGCTAATCAAACCTGGAGATTCAGTTGTGTCTTTGTACCCTTCAGTGATTAAGATCTTGACAGTTagttag
- the LOC107895033 gene encoding E3 ubiquitin-protein ligase SIRP1 gives MGDRQAGRYWCYMCSRVVNPTTEPEIQCPLCDSGFLEEVGSIRSHSNINHAAIDTESPNSLSLWAPIVLGLMGSSSQLRIASRDQVTQDDELGREVESLIRRRTSSSALPLRMLQGMRTVAAASESENGGNGSGRMILFDPINDEALVVQGSFDVTNRVQTHNPSHRSAGTFGDYIMGPGWDLLLQYLSENDPNRHGTLPAWKEAVEAMPTVTVNGNVQCAICLEDIEIGNEAKEMPCEHKFHDGCIIPWLELHNSCPVCRFQLPLDDSKTEPNGNRNSGRIGTGRRHWIPIPWPYDGLVTLPGSQSESTSPPSLEAIPGSENAAQGDDN, from the coding sequence ATGGGGGATAGGCAAGCAGGTAGGTATTGGTGTTACATGTGTTCCCGAGTGGTGAATCCAACGACAGAGCCTGAAATCCAATGCCCTCTCTGTGATTCTGGGTTTCTGGAAGAAGTTGGCAGCATAAGATCCCATTCCAACATCAATCACGCCGCCATCGATACAGAATCTCCCAACAGTCTTTCACTTTGGGCTCCAATCGTGCTTGGTTTGATGGGTTCATCATCACAGCTGCGTATTGCAAGCAGGGACCAAGTAACACAGGATGATGAACTGGGGAGAGAAGTGGAGTCCTTGATAAGAAGGAGAACCTCATCTTCAGCCCTGCCCCTTAGGATGCTTCAAGGTATGCGTACAGTAGCAGCAGCTTCTGAATCAGAAAATGGTGGAAATGGAAGTGGTAGAATGATCTTGTTTGATCCAATCAATGATGAAGCCTTGGTTGTCCAAGGTTCATTTGATGTTACTAACCGTGTTCAAACTCATAACCCGAGTCATAGGTCTGCCGGAACCTTTGGTGATTACATCATGGGACCTGGTTGGGATCTTTTGTTGCAGTATTTGTCTGAGAATGATCCAAACCGACATGGAACCCTACCAGCTTGGAAAGAAGCAGTTGAAGCAATGCCAACTGTTACTGTAAATGGCAATGTGCAGTGTGCAATATGTTTGGAGGATATTGAGATTGGAAATGAAGCAAAAGAGATGCCGTGTGAGCATAAATTCCATGATGGGTGTATTATTCCATGGCTTGAACTTCATAACTCTTGTCCTGTCTGCCGGTTTCAGTTGCCGTTGGATGATTCCAAGACCGAGCCAAATGGCAACAGGAATAGTGGCAGGATAGGAACTGGAAGAAGGCATTGGATCCCTATTCCATGGCCTTATGATGGTTTAGTCACCTTACCCGGTTCTCAAAGTGAATCCACTTCACCTCCCTCATTAGAGGCTATTCCAGGAAGTGAAAATGCAGCTCAGGGAGATGATAACTGA
- the LOC107894715 gene encoding uncharacterized protein, translating into MDAENVLEAMKVEVEGMRSENIYMEERLIALEKALEEHKRLLAEYKAIVELTDHLLSDIGVDAGFDNLHENNGSFDEETIKSLIEEAVRDFTEALDKAQFRLGRPGDGGADGQA; encoded by the exons ATG GATGCAGAGAATGTTCTTGAAGCCATGAAAGTTGAAGTGGAAGGGATGCGATCTGAGAATATATACATGGAAGAAAGGCTAATAGCTTTGGAAAAAGCACTCGAAGAACATAAGAGATTGCTTGCTGAGTATAAAGCCATTGTAGAATTGACTGATCATTTGCTGAGTGACATTGGTGTTGATGCAGGATTTGATAACCTTCACGAGAACAACGGTAGTTTTGACGAGGAAACCATCAAGAGCTTGATAGAGGAAGCTGTGAGGGACTTCACTGAAGCACTGGACAAAGCTCAATTTCGCCTGGGCCGCCCTGGAGATGGTGGTGCCGATGGCCAAGCTTAG